A genomic segment from Flavobacterium sp. 9R encodes:
- a CDS encoding T9SS type B sorting domain-containing protein, with product MKNLFSFIFLFFVVTSQAQFSKTHYLPPITAQSGVVEDHYIYISTPNTTNVPFKIIENGGNVISGVVNNLNPYRYFIGTGDFTQLFTPKTVIGKVQNKGYVIEAEDLVYANIRVNAARTTSNAYNHAGGMVSKGNSALGKTFRLGAMLNPLFDTTLLNFASILATENGTKVTISNLPIGTILTDGTVINGPITVTLNKNESYVLALENNSSGGIPSNSAKMIGALVESDKAVAVNAGSFCGSNSTVVNGAGNPIGRDVGFDQIVPIERTGTEYIFAKGEGTDELERVLLVAHTDQTKIFLNGGTAPFATLNKGEYVAIDGTNFINGSMFVTTSEKVFAYQSIGGTASPANQNMFFVPPLNCSTPNVVDNIPNIQEIGNIFYDGGLNIITETGATVLINNSPIGSSPQTITGNPNFVKYTVSGLNGNIAVKSTKQVYVSYFATNGAATYGGYYSGFDVKPEIVSDKIAVGTSSCIPNVVLKISSLSAYDTFQWYKDDVAIPLATTNTYTPTTPGYYQVRGSISGCLSDVFSDKIPVSDCAKDDDNDGTNNNIDIDWDNDGILNNTESNTTLLNQSTPLASSDYDGTITGPGTISGYPFYGFVSEVPAVKNTPNSYTLTFKKPETITFQYIIDGTSQTTPVGDLANGDGDFVVSAPTNQTLTITNPFDDVLIDTNFDGIYESGVKEFTSFEIRFRFKSTTPIPQGGARFKIQGYKITALTFKHYNLSETTSNRAAFMLGQNIENDSDADGIANALDIDSDNDGIPDSIEAQGKGFKSFSGIDTNKDGLDDAFEPGLQPINFDTDATISYTGYDYLDLDSDNDGIFDLDEAGHNASDANKDGKVEGNVGLNGLLDSLETSPDSGKLKYTIADSDADGNFNYFELDSDDDGCKDVIEAGFQDADADGLLGNSPVTVNDKGIVTSGTGYTTPNANYTIGAPIAITTQPSNKSQCLLQSTTFDVVSNADSFQWEMSTDGTIWTALANNANYAGVTTKTLQVNAISVVMNGYSYRVQLNRVGNSCGLTSTAAILTTLALPTVASSITLKQCDDNIDGISDFNLTEKNSFISTNYLNETFTYFKTAAGATNNDAATKIADPTKYTSGIGSVWTRVENANGCFNTSEIKLIVSATQIPATFQRNFTVCDDYVDAANDDKDGIAAFNFSSVTNDIQALLPSPSTAYTIKYFPTQADALAETNEITNTTSYRNTIANQHPIYVRVDSNLDNACFGLGNYVTLTVEKLPVANPIIDYKECDEISNDGIFTFNTATLQADLLKGQTNVAVTYFDENNNPLPSPFPSNFSTKSQTIKARVTNTITNTNNGVPCYDETTIKFIVDFHPVANAVTIPAACDDANPSDTDGLNTFDTSTIESQLLNGQTGMIVRYFDANNNTLPSPLPNPFTTATQNVRATVENPKNTTCIEETLLSFVVNPLPNINLNTDGSEDALVCTNLPTFSVQLNAGINDGSPISNYTYIWKKDGAVLSGQTGYTLDVTSEGIYTVEVATAQGCSRTRTIKVTASDIAKIESVEIVDLTDVNKVTINVSGQGDYEYSLDDATGPFISSNVFENIPSGIHTIYVNDKNGCGIVSKEVAVVGAPKYFTPNGDGYNDYWNVKGTNTAANSKSVIRIFDRYGKLLKQIFPNSNGWDGTFNGQALPSDDYWYTVVLEDGREIKGHFALKR from the coding sequence ATGAAGAACCTTTTTTCCTTTATTTTTCTATTTTTTGTTGTTACCTCACAAGCACAGTTTAGTAAAACGCATTACTTACCGCCTATTACCGCGCAATCGGGTGTGGTAGAAGATCATTACATTTATATTTCTACTCCAAATACTACAAATGTTCCTTTTAAAATCATTGAGAATGGTGGCAATGTGATTTCAGGTGTGGTAAATAATTTGAATCCGTATCGCTATTTTATTGGCACAGGAGATTTTACGCAATTGTTTACTCCGAAAACTGTAATTGGAAAAGTACAAAACAAAGGATATGTAATTGAAGCTGAGGATTTGGTGTATGCCAATATTCGTGTAAATGCCGCAAGAACCACTTCTAATGCTTATAATCACGCGGGTGGTATGGTTTCAAAAGGGAATAGTGCTTTGGGCAAAACATTCCGTTTGGGAGCGATGTTGAATCCTCTTTTTGATACTACTTTATTGAATTTTGCTTCTATTTTAGCTACTGAGAACGGAACAAAAGTTACGATCTCAAATTTGCCAATCGGAACTATTTTGACAGATGGTACCGTGATTAATGGGCCAATAACGGTGACGCTAAACAAAAATGAAAGCTATGTTTTGGCCTTAGAAAACAATAGTTCTGGGGGTATACCTTCAAATAGTGCGAAAATGATTGGCGCCTTGGTCGAATCAGATAAGGCGGTGGCAGTTAACGCGGGTTCGTTTTGTGGAAGTAACAGTACAGTGGTTAACGGCGCTGGAAATCCAATAGGACGTGATGTAGGATTTGATCAAATTGTACCCATTGAACGCACAGGAACCGAGTACATTTTTGCCAAAGGAGAAGGAACGGACGAATTAGAGCGAGTTTTACTAGTAGCACATACAGACCAAACCAAAATATTCCTTAACGGTGGTACAGCTCCTTTTGCAACCTTGAACAAAGGAGAGTATGTAGCGATTGATGGTACCAATTTTATCAATGGCAGTATGTTTGTGACCACTTCTGAAAAAGTATTTGCTTATCAAAGTATTGGAGGAACAGCTTCGCCAGCCAATCAAAATATGTTTTTTGTTCCGCCTTTGAATTGTTCTACACCAAACGTGGTGGATAATATTCCTAATATTCAAGAAATTGGAAATATTTTTTATGATGGTGGATTGAATATAATTACTGAAACTGGGGCGACCGTTTTAATTAATAACAGTCCAATTGGAAGCAGTCCTCAAACTATCACTGGAAATCCAAACTTTGTAAAATACACTGTTTCTGGACTAAACGGAAACATAGCTGTAAAATCGACCAAACAAGTGTATGTTTCTTATTTTGCTACAAATGGAGCAGCAACCTATGGAGGTTACTATTCTGGTTTTGATGTAAAACCAGAGATTGTATCGGATAAAATTGCTGTTGGAACCTCATCTTGCATTCCTAATGTTGTTTTAAAAATTAGTAGTTTATCGGCTTATGATACGTTTCAATGGTACAAAGATGATGTAGCTATTCCGTTGGCTACTACCAACACCTACACCCCTACTACTCCTGGTTATTATCAAGTTAGAGGAAGTATTTCTGGTTGCTTGAGTGATGTCTTTTCGGATAAAATCCCTGTTAGCGATTGTGCCAAAGACGATGACAATGATGGTACCAACAACAACATTGATATTGACTGGGACAATGACGGCATCTTAAACAATACCGAAAGCAATACTACGTTGCTTAACCAAAGTACACCTTTAGCATCAAGTGATTATGATGGAACTATTACAGGCCCAGGAACGATTTCTGGTTATCCTTTTTATGGATTTGTTTCTGAAGTACCTGCAGTTAAAAACACTCCAAATAGCTATACTTTGACCTTCAAAAAACCTGAAACCATTACTTTTCAATACATAATTGATGGCACTTCTCAAACTACACCTGTTGGAGATTTAGCCAATGGGGATGGAGATTTCGTAGTTAGTGCACCAACGAATCAGACGCTGACTATTACCAATCCATTCGATGATGTCTTAATTGATACGAATTTTGATGGAATTTACGAAAGTGGTGTAAAAGAATTTACTTCTTTTGAAATTCGTTTTCGATTTAAAAGCACTACACCTATTCCCCAAGGTGGTGCACGCTTCAAAATTCAAGGATACAAAATTACAGCCTTAACATTTAAACATTACAACCTTTCGGAAACAACTAGCAATCGTGCAGCATTTATGCTAGGCCAAAATATAGAAAATGACTCTGATGCAGATGGTATTGCGAACGCATTAGACATTGATAGCGACAATGATGGAATTCCTGATAGTATTGAAGCACAAGGAAAAGGATTCAAATCATTCTCTGGTATAGATACCAATAAAGACGGTTTGGATGATGCCTTTGAACCTGGATTACAACCCATTAATTTTGATACTGATGCAACTATTAGTTACACTGGATATGACTACTTAGACCTTGATAGCGACAATGATGGTATTTTTGACCTTGATGAAGCAGGTCACAACGCCTCCGATGCTAACAAAGATGGCAAAGTAGAAGGAAATGTTGGCTTGAATGGTTTATTAGACAGTTTAGAAACCAGCCCAGATAGTGGAAAATTAAAGTATACCATAGCGGATTCTGATGCAGATGGTAATTTCAACTATTTTGAATTAGATAGCGATGATGATGGTTGTAAAGACGTCATCGAAGCTGGGTTCCAGGATGCTGACGCAGATGGATTATTAGGAAATAGTCCAGTCACTGTAAATGACAAAGGGATTGTTACATCGGGTACTGGATATACTACTCCAAATGCCAATTATACTATTGGAGCTCCCATTGCCATTACTACACAGCCTAGCAACAAATCACAATGTTTATTGCAAAGTACAACTTTTGACGTAGTCTCTAATGCAGACAGTTTTCAATGGGAAATGAGTACTGATGGAACAATTTGGACCGCACTAGCAAATAACGCAAACTATGCTGGCGTTACAACTAAAACACTACAAGTCAATGCTATTTCAGTGGTTATGAATGGCTACAGCTATCGTGTGCAATTAAACAGAGTAGGAAACTCTTGTGGATTAACTTCTACAGCGGCAATATTAACCACATTAGCACTACCAACTGTCGCTTCAAGTATCACGTTGAAACAATGTGATGATAACATTGACGGTATCTCTGATTTTAATCTCACCGAAAAAAATAGTTTCATTAGTACAAATTATCTAAACGAAACGTTTACCTATTTCAAAACTGCTGCTGGAGCTACAAACAATGATGCGGCAACAAAAATTGCTGACCCAACCAAATATACCAGTGGTATAGGAAGCGTTTGGACAAGAGTTGAAAACGCCAATGGATGCTTTAATACAAGTGAGATAAAATTAATCGTTTCTGCTACACAAATTCCAGCAACTTTTCAACGTAATTTTACGGTTTGTGATGATTATGTGGATGCTGCAAACGACGATAAAGACGGAATAGCCGCCTTTAATTTTAGTAGCGTTACTAATGATATTCAAGCATTGTTACCTTCCCCATCTACAGCTTACACTATAAAATATTTCCCTACACAAGCTGATGCTTTAGCTGAAACTAACGAAATCACAAATACTACATCTTATAGAAATACCATAGCAAATCAACACCCTATTTATGTAAGAGTGGATTCTAATCTAGACAACGCTTGCTTTGGTTTAGGAAATTATGTAACACTAACCGTTGAAAAATTACCTGTTGCAAATCCAATTATAGATTACAAAGAATGTGATGAAATTAGCAATGATGGTATTTTCACATTCAATACGGCCACCTTACAAGCTGATCTATTAAAAGGACAAACCAACGTTGCGGTTACCTATTTTGATGAGAACAACAATCCGTTGCCTAGTCCGTTTCCATCCAATTTTTCGACTAAATCACAAACCATAAAAGCTCGAGTGACCAATACCATTACTAACACAAACAATGGTGTTCCTTGTTATGACGAAACAACCATCAAATTTATCGTAGATTTTCATCCCGTAGCCAATGCAGTAACTATTCCTGCTGCTTGTGATGATGCCAACCCGAGTGATACCGATGGACTAAATACGTTTGATACCAGCACTATAGAAAGCCAATTATTAAATGGGCAAACTGGAATGATCGTTCGCTATTTTGATGCTAACAATAATACATTGCCAAGTCCGTTGCCTAATCCTTTTACAACCGCTACTCAAAATGTTAGAGCAACAGTTGAAAACCCAAAAAACACAACCTGCATTGAAGAAACCTTACTCTCCTTTGTGGTAAATCCATTGCCAAATATTAATTTGAATACCGATGGATCTGAAGATGCCTTGGTATGTACAAATTTACCGACCTTCTCGGTACAACTCAACGCTGGAATTAATGATGGAAGTCCAATATCAAATTACACCTATATTTGGAAAAAAGACGGAGCTGTACTATCAGGACAAACTGGTTACACTTTAGATGTTACTAGCGAGGGAATTTATACTGTTGAAGTAGCAACAGCACAAGGATGTAGTAGAACAAGAACAATAAAAGTAACCGCCTCCGACATTGCCAAAATCGAATCTGTTGAAATTGTTGATTTGACCGATGTAAACAAAGTTACAATCAATGTTAGTGGCCAAGGAGATTATGAATACAGTTTGGATGATGCTACAGGTCCTTTTATTTCTTCGAATGTGTTTGAAAACATTCCTTCTGGAATTCACACAATCTATGTAAATGATAAAAATGGATGTGGAATTGTGAGCAAAGAAGTCGCTGTTGTAGGTGCTCCCAAATACTTCACCCCAAACGGAGATGGATACAACGATTACTGGAACGTAAAAGGAACCAATACTGCCGCCAACTCAAAATCTGTGATTCGTATTTTTGATCGATACGGTAAATTACTCAAACAAATTTTCCCTAACAGTAATGGTTGGGACGGAACCTTTAATGGTCAAGCTCTTCCCTCAGATGATTATTGGTACACAGTCGTACTCGAAGATGGTCGAGAAATTAAAGGCCATTTTGCACTGAAACGCTAG
- a CDS encoding T9SS type B sorting domain-containing protein, which translates to MKIKSLLFLLAFFCYFQKAKAQYIKVDDTFSTQYLVEKVLVNSSCAQVSDFSESGDNFTPSRKSLGFFDFNGTSFPFKQGIFLSTSSSSNVPGPYIDNQRGGGSRNWGGDADLDAVLGISSINASVIEFDFVPLTDYVSFNYLFASNEYQSYFPCEFSDGFAFLIKEKGSTTPYKNLAVLPGTTTPVSSQIVHPLINPVNTSNGVRPGCPAINENFFNGYNASNSPINYAGQTKVLTAETKVTAGKTYHIKLVVADDREEVFDSAVFIEAGSFNSKIDLGPDRLLATNNPICFGGQLLLNTNLPATNSFEWFRNGVRITGANQPTYQVTSAGTYRVDVAFSPTCIISEEIKIEYTSDLILNNSSVVQCDIDADGLTIYDLSTTDTNIKSNDANITKTSWHSNLTDAQNSTNAITNLTSFNNTSPNQILYVKASSNFGCSKIATVTLSTATTVVPSPNPIAVCDEDDTQDGLYRFDLATLVTPLLLNGLPTGLAVEYYLSLADALAEKNKIGPVFTNTQALQQTIYARIKNGLDCYGITPVTLVVNTFDPINFEEETTFLCTGSNLNLSVDSGFSSYQWNTGATTAAITVLQVGTYTVVVTNDKGCKKTKTFIVKASEKAIYESAVVKDFAGNKNNITINSKGIGNYEFSLDGTSYQDNTTFTNVAPGSYTISIRDKNGCGITTSDLIYVLDYPRFFTPNGDGFNDTWKINNLNTLPQSRIVIFDRYGKLLKELTTAGDSWNGTFNGALLPSDDYWFQLIFSDGKIIKGHFSLKR; encoded by the coding sequence ATGAAGATTAAATCCTTACTTTTTTTACTAGCTTTTTTTTGTTATTTTCAAAAAGCAAAAGCACAATATATTAAAGTTGATGATACGTTTAGCACCCAATATTTAGTTGAAAAAGTATTGGTCAATAGTTCTTGTGCCCAAGTTTCGGATTTTAGTGAATCAGGCGACAACTTTACGCCTAGTAGAAAAAGTTTAGGTTTTTTTGATTTTAATGGCACTTCTTTCCCTTTTAAACAAGGGATATTTTTAAGTACTTCGAGCAGTTCTAATGTTCCTGGTCCCTACATCGATAATCAGAGAGGTGGTGGTTCAAGAAATTGGGGTGGTGATGCAGACTTAGATGCAGTCCTTGGCATTTCGAGCATTAATGCTTCTGTTATTGAATTTGACTTTGTGCCATTAACGGATTATGTAAGTTTTAATTATTTGTTTGCTTCTAATGAATATCAATCTTACTTTCCTTGTGAGTTCTCCGATGGATTTGCTTTTTTAATTAAAGAGAAAGGAAGTACTACCCCATACAAAAATTTAGCTGTTTTACCAGGAACTACAACTCCTGTTTCATCCCAAATTGTCCACCCATTAATCAATCCAGTTAATACTAGTAACGGAGTTAGACCGGGTTGTCCTGCGATTAACGAAAACTTTTTCAATGGTTATAATGCTTCTAATAGTCCTATTAATTATGCTGGACAAACCAAAGTATTGACCGCCGAAACCAAGGTTACAGCGGGAAAAACCTATCACATCAAATTAGTAGTTGCCGATGATCGAGAAGAAGTTTTTGACTCAGCAGTTTTTATCGAAGCAGGAAGTTTTAACTCTAAAATCGATTTGGGTCCGGATCGCTTGTTGGCAACCAACAATCCGATTTGTTTTGGAGGACAACTGCTTTTAAACACTAATTTACCCGCAACAAATTCTTTTGAATGGTTTAGAAATGGAGTAAGAATCACAGGCGCAAATCAACCAACATACCAAGTTACCTCAGCAGGAACTTATAGAGTAGACGTGGCATTTTCGCCAACTTGTATTATTTCTGAAGAAATTAAAATAGAGTACACATCAGATTTGATTCTGAATAACAGCAGTGTAGTGCAATGTGATATTGATGCAGATGGTTTAACCATTTATGATTTAAGTACCACTGACACCAACATAAAAAGCAATGATGCAAACATTACAAAAACTTCTTGGCACAGCAACCTTACTGACGCTCAGAATTCGACCAATGCTATAACTAATTTAACGAGTTTCAATAATACGAGTCCAAATCAAATACTTTATGTGAAGGCTAGCTCTAACTTCGGTTGTTCTAAAATTGCAACAGTTACGTTGAGTACGGCTACCACAGTTGTTCCAAGTCCAAATCCGATTGCTGTTTGTGACGAAGATGATACGCAAGATGGATTGTATAGGTTTGATTTAGCAACACTTGTAACACCACTGCTATTAAATGGTTTGCCCACAGGTTTGGCAGTAGAGTACTACCTTTCCCTTGCTGATGCTTTGGCAGAAAAGAACAAAATAGGCCCTGTTTTTACCAATACTCAAGCTTTGCAACAAACGATTTATGCTCGAATTAAAAACGGTTTAGATTGTTACGGTATAACACCAGTTACCTTGGTGGTCAACACTTTTGATCCGATCAATTTTGAAGAAGAAACTACCTTTTTATGTACGGGAAGCAACTTAAATCTGAGTGTAGATTCGGGTTTTTCTAGTTACCAATGGAATACTGGCGCTACTACTGCAGCAATTACAGTACTACAAGTAGGCACTTACACGGTAGTCGTGACTAACGATAAAGGTTGCAAAAAAACAAAGACTTTTATAGTGAAAGCTTCTGAAAAAGCAATCTATGAGAGTGCGGTGGTAAAAGATTTTGCTGGGAATAAAAATAACATTACAATAAATTCTAAAGGGATAGGAAACTATGAATTTTCGTTAGATGGTACAAGCTATCAAGACAACACTACTTTTACCAATGTAGCTCCCGGTAGTTACACCATTAGTATCCGAGATAAAAATGGGTGTGGTATCACTACTAGTGATTTGATTTATGTATTGGACTATCCTCGTTTTTTTACCCCAAATGGTGATGGTTTTAATGATACTTGGAAAATCAATAATTTAAACACTTTGCCACAATCGAGAATCGTAATTTTTGACCGATATGGAAAACTACTTAAGGAATTAACTACTGCAGGTGATTCCTGGAACGGTACCTTTAATGGGGCACTTTTGCCTTCGGATGATTATTGGTTTCAACTTATCTTTTCCGATGGTAAAATCATCAAAGGACATTTTAGTTTAAAACGATAA
- a CDS encoding ABC transporter permease, producing the protein MKRLLSIELQKIWLNKASRVLTLTYFILLSFIALIASIKFDLGVFKFHLAEMGIFNFPFIWHFNTYIAAILKFFLAIVIVSMMANEYSYGTLKQNLIDGMSKKELVLSKFLTVVAFALASTVFVFVMSLILGLCFSSYTEASIIFSDLEYVLAFFVKLTGFFSLCLFLGILVKRSAFAIGFLLVLSIAEGIANGILTFKIFPDSPIAGYITQFFPLESMSNLIVEPFSRLSLVKIIGSQIGVENTKDYGVAFTTILIVLAWVCILNLLSYKILKKRDL; encoded by the coding sequence ATGAAACGATTACTCTCTATAGAATTACAAAAAATCTGGCTCAACAAAGCCAGTAGAGTCCTTACGCTTACTTATTTCATATTACTTTCCTTCATTGCCTTAATTGCATCCATCAAATTTGATTTGGGTGTATTCAAGTTTCATTTGGCCGAGATGGGAATTTTCAACTTTCCATTTATTTGGCATTTTAATACCTATATCGCGGCCATCTTAAAATTCTTTTTGGCGATCGTCATTGTTTCGATGATGGCCAATGAGTACAGTTATGGCACGCTGAAACAAAACCTCATCGACGGAATGAGCAAAAAAGAACTGGTACTTTCTAAATTTTTAACTGTAGTTGCTTTTGCTTTAGCCTCGACAGTATTTGTTTTTGTAATGAGTTTAATTTTGGGGTTATGCTTCTCCTCGTACACTGAGGCGAGCATCATTTTCTCTGATTTAGAATACGTCCTTGCCTTTTTTGTAAAACTAACCGGATTCTTTTCTTTGTGTTTGTTCCTTGGAATTTTAGTAAAACGTTCTGCATTTGCTATAGGATTTTTATTGGTTTTATCCATTGCTGAAGGAATCGCAAATGGTATTTTAACTTTCAAAATCTTTCCTGATAGCCCAATTGCGGGATATATTACCCAATTTTTCCCACTAGAATCCATGTCGAATTTGATTGTAGAACCTTTTTCAAGATTATCGTTAGTAAAAATCATTGGAAGTCAAATTGGCGTTGAAAACACCAAAGACTATGGAGTAGCTTTTACAACTATTCTCATTGTGTTGGCTTGGGTTTGTATTCTTAATTTATTGTCTTACAAAATCTTAAAAAAGCGTGATTTATAG
- a CDS encoding ABC transporter ATP-binding protein, translating into METILTIKNLNKRYGRIQALKNVSFEIKKGNVYGILGPNGSGKSTTLGITLNVVNATSGEYQWFDGALETHEALKKVGAIIERPNFYPYMTAYENLKLVCKIKNINYSKIEEKLELVGLIERKDSKFSTFSLGMKQRLAIASALLNDPEILILDEPTNGLDPQGIHQIRDIIKKVASLGTTILLASHLLDEVEKVCSHVVVLRKGEILYAGLVDGMAANEGFFELEADDNSTLKTVLATHPAVDKIAAEENKVLVYLKTDLKASDLNQYLFQNGIALNHLVKRKNSLEEQFLELTKK; encoded by the coding sequence TTGGAAACGATACTAACCATCAAAAACCTCAACAAACGCTACGGAAGAATCCAAGCGTTAAAAAACGTTTCTTTCGAAATCAAAAAAGGGAATGTTTACGGAATCTTAGGACCTAACGGAAGTGGAAAATCAACCACACTAGGAATTACACTCAACGTAGTAAATGCTACTTCAGGAGAATACCAATGGTTTGATGGAGCACTAGAAACACATGAAGCCTTAAAAAAAGTAGGAGCAATTATCGAGCGTCCTAATTTTTATCCGTATATGACAGCATACGAAAATCTCAAACTGGTTTGCAAAATTAAAAACATCAATTATTCTAAAATAGAAGAAAAGTTAGAACTGGTTGGACTTATCGAGAGAAAAGACAGTAAATTCAGTACGTTTTCTTTAGGGATGAAACAACGTTTGGCCATTGCCTCAGCTTTACTCAACGACCCCGAAATTTTAATTTTAGACGAACCCACTAATGGTCTCGACCCACAAGGAATTCACCAAATTCGGGACATCATAAAAAAAGTAGCTAGTTTAGGAACCACTATCCTTTTGGCTTCGCATCTTTTGGATGAAGTAGAAAAAGTATGTTCGCACGTAGTAGTTTTGAGAAAAGGAGAAATTTTGTACGCAGGTTTGGTAGACGGAATGGCTGCCAATGAAGGCTTTTTTGAACTTGAAGCAGATGACAATAGTACACTTAAAACTGTACTCGCTACACATCCAGCAGTGGATAAAATTGCTGCAGAAGAAAACAAAGTATTAGTCTATCTAAAAACTGACTTGAAAGCTTCGGACTTGAATCAGTATTTGTTTCAAAATGGCATTGCGCTAAACCATTTAGTCAAACGAAAAAACAGTTTGGAGGAGCAATTCTTAGAATTAACCAAAAAATAG
- a CDS encoding TCR/Tet family MFS transporter, producing the protein MKTTPNNALLFIFITVLVDVIGLGIIIPIVPKLIENLTGLGINEASKYGGWLLFSFAMMQFIFSPILGGLSDRFGRRPILLLSLFGLGLDYIFHAFAPTIAWLFVGRIIAGIMGASFSTATAYIADISTPEKRAQNFGLIGAAFGLGFIIGPVIGGISSKWGTNVPFLIAAGLTLLNVIYGYFVLPESLSKDNRRAFDWKRANPISSLQNLKKYPVVSGLVISLVLTFIASHAVQSNWSFYTIYKFNWTPEIVGYSLAVVGVLVAFVQGFLIRKIIPRLGQVKSIYLGMSFSALGLLLFGLASESWMMFAFLIPYCLGGIAGPSIQGVISSQVPANEQGELQGALTSLMSLCGVFGPLLMTNLFAFATAKNSPFHVPGAPFFLASFLTLVSFFLSYRVLSKEFK; encoded by the coding sequence ATGAAGACCACACCCAATAATGCCTTACTGTTTATTTTTATTACTGTTTTAGTTGATGTTATTGGTCTTGGAATTATTATTCCGATTGTGCCAAAATTAATTGAAAATTTAACGGGTCTTGGCATCAACGAAGCTTCTAAATATGGAGGTTGGTTGTTGTTTTCTTTTGCCATGATGCAATTTATTTTCTCTCCAATTTTAGGAGGATTAAGTGATCGATTTGGACGACGTCCTATCTTATTACTTTCCCTTTTTGGATTGGGTTTAGATTATATTTTTCACGCCTTTGCTCCTACAATTGCTTGGCTTTTTGTGGGCAGAATTATTGCGGGAATTATGGGAGCGAGTTTTAGTACGGCTACTGCTTACATTGCAGATATTAGTACACCAGAAAAAAGAGCACAGAATTTTGGACTAATTGGAGCCGCTTTTGGTTTGGGATTTATTATTGGTCCTGTAATAGGTGGAATAAGTAGTAAATGGGGAACTAATGTTCCTTTTTTGATTGCTGCTGGACTTACACTATTGAACGTAATCTACGGTTATTTTGTTTTGCCTGAATCCTTGTCAAAAGACAATCGTAGGGCTTTTGATTGGAAACGTGCAAATCCTATAAGTTCGTTACAAAATTTAAAGAAGTATCCAGTGGTTTCAGGTTTGGTGATTTCTTTGGTTTTAACATTTATTGCTTCTCATGCCGTACAATCCAATTGGTCGTTTTATACCATTTATAAATTCAATTGGACTCCTGAAATTGTTGGATATTCGCTTGCTGTTGTTGGAGTTTTAGTCGCTTTTGTACAAGGATTTTTGATTCGAAAAATCATTCCGCGTTTGGGACAAGTCAAATCCATTTATTTAGGAATGTCTTTTTCCGCTCTTGGGTTATTGCTTTTCGGATTAGCATCAGAAAGCTGGATGATGTTTGCTTTCCTGATTCCTTATTGTTTGGGAGGAATTGCTGGACCAAGTATACAAGGCGTTATTTCGAGCCAAGTACCCGCCAATGAGCAAGGAGAATTGCAAGGTGCACTTACGAGCTTAATGAGTTTGTGTGGCGTTTTTGGTCCTTTGCTCATGACTAATTTGTTCGCTTTTGCTACAGCCAAAAATAGTCCGTTTCATGTACCAGGCGCTCCTTTTTTTCTCGCGTCTTTTCTTACTTTGGTAAGCTTTTTTCTATCTTATAGAGTATTATCTAAAGAATTTAAGTAA